A genomic region of Exiguobacterium sp. Helios contains the following coding sequences:
- a CDS encoding M42 family metallopeptidase: MNEKTRDLFRTLTELNGAPGFEHDVRRFVKERITPVTDEIVMDGLGSIFGKRTGQENGPKVMVAGHMDEVAFMVTQITKNGMLRIQPLGGWWSQVLLAQRFSICGDNGIIPGVIASIPPHLLTDEVRNKPMAIKDMFIDVGADSKEEAESFGIRPGIPAVPFFPFTPMANPKKIMAKAWDNRYGVGMAIELLEETTASDHPNILFSGATVQEEVGLRGAQTATNLIDPDVAFVVDASPANDASGDKTEFGQLGQGPLLRIKDSVMILSKEMTDYVLDTAESNKIPYQYYVGAGGTDGGVIHRSNNGIPTTVVGLPARYIHTHASIMHTDDYDAAKELLKKLVTQLDATTLATLQIK; this comes from the coding sequence ATGAATGAAAAAACAAGAGACTTGTTTCGAACGTTGACAGAATTAAATGGTGCACCTGGATTTGAACACGATGTCAGACGCTTTGTCAAAGAACGCATTACACCGGTGACGGATGAAATCGTCATGGACGGTCTCGGTTCGATTTTTGGCAAACGGACGGGACAGGAAAATGGTCCGAAGGTTATGGTTGCCGGTCATATGGACGAAGTGGCCTTCATGGTAACGCAGATTACGAAAAACGGCATGCTCCGGATTCAACCGCTCGGCGGTTGGTGGAGTCAGGTACTGCTCGCACAACGGTTCTCGATTTGTGGGGATAACGGCATCATTCCCGGTGTCATTGCCTCGATACCACCACATTTATTGACGGATGAAGTCCGGAATAAGCCGATGGCAATCAAAGATATGTTCATCGATGTCGGGGCAGACTCAAAAGAAGAAGCGGAATCTTTCGGCATCCGTCCGGGTATTCCGGCTGTTCCGTTCTTCCCGTTCACACCGATGGCCAATCCTAAAAAAATCATGGCGAAAGCATGGGATAACCGGTACGGCGTCGGTATGGCGATCGAGTTGTTGGAAGAGACGACAGCGTCGGATCATCCAAACATCTTATTCTCAGGAGCGACGGTTCAAGAAGAGGTCGGCTTACGCGGCGCACAAACAGCAACGAATCTGATCGATCCGGATGTTGCCTTTGTCGTCGACGCCTCACCGGCCAACGATGCTTCAGGTGATAAAACAGAATTTGGTCAGCTCGGTCAAGGACCGTTGTTACGGATTAAGGACAGCGTCATGATTTTATCGAAAGAAATGACAGATTATGTTCTCGATACGGCAGAATCGAACAAGATTCCGTATCAATACTATGTTGGTGCAGGCGGAACGGACGGGGGAGTCATTCATCGTTCAAACAACGGTATTCCGACGACGGTCGTCGGTCTTCCGGCACGTTATATTCATACGCATGCCTCGATCATGCACACGGATGACTACGATGCGGCAAAAGAATTGCTCAAGAAACTTGTCACGCAACTCGATGCGACGACGCTCGCAACATTACAAATCAAATGA
- a CDS encoding PepSY domain-containing protein — protein MKKRYWIIGLAAAVVAAFAVKKAVDNKQLSAEEALEITKRTFSAKGRVQGAWISATPEAYAYESRDYQSYKGGISVLEGDDEKTYQFTVDAETGALLEYA, from the coding sequence ATGAAAAAACGCTATTGGATTATCGGTCTCGCAGCAGCGGTCGTTGCCGCTTTCGCAGTCAAGAAGGCTGTCGACAACAAACAACTCTCTGCCGAGGAAGCGCTCGAAATCACGAAACGCACATTTTCAGCAAAAGGACGTGTCCAAGGTGCATGGATCTCTGCAACACCAGAGGCGTACGCATACGAGTCACGTGACTACCAAAGCTACAAAGGTGGCATCTCGGTCCTTGAAGGTGACGATGAAAAAACGTATCAATTCACAGTTGATGCGGAAACAGGTGCTTTACTCGAATACGCATAA
- a CDS encoding DUF1304 domain-containing protein, which produces MSLLAIFFVLLVAVEHFYIMVLEMFLLSSKSAKRTFGLTEEAVSNPQIRTLFANQGLYNGFLAAGLIFGLILDSPAVQLYFLGCVIVAALYGAATANVSILFKQGLPAIIAFLLVLFI; this is translated from the coding sequence ATGTCTTTACTCGCTATCTTCTTTGTACTGCTAGTCGCTGTGGAACATTTTTATATCATGGTACTTGAAATGTTTCTTCTATCATCTAAGTCTGCCAAACGTACATTCGGACTGACCGAAGAAGCGGTCTCAAATCCGCAAATCCGGACATTATTCGCCAATCAAGGTCTTTACAACGGTTTTCTTGCCGCCGGTCTGATCTTCGGACTGATTCTTGATTCCCCGGCTGTTCAGTTGTATTTCCTCGGATGCGTCATCGTTGCTGCCCTTTACGGTGCAGCTACTGCAAATGTCTCGATTCTTTTCAAACAAGGACTTCCAGCCATCATCGCTTTTTTACTCGTTTTATTTATCTAA